Part of the Streptomyces sp. NBC_01353 genome, GGCGATGGCGCTGTCGTGGGTGACCATGACGAAGGTCAGTCCGTGCTCCTTCCACAGGCCTTCGAGCAGTTCCACGATCTCGTCGCGCATCGACTCGTCGAGGTTGCCGGTCGGCTCGTCGGCGAGGAGCACCTTGGGCCGCTTCACCAGGGCCCGGGCGATCGCGACACGCTGCTGCTGGCCTCCCGAGAGCTCGGACGGAAGGTGGCCGAGACGTTCGCCGAGACCGACGGACTCCAGCGCCTCGGCCGCCATCCCGCGCCGCTGGGACGCCTTGAGGCCCATCGGGACGAGCGCGGTCTCCACGTTCTCCTGCGCGGTGAGCGTGGGGATGAGGTTGAAGGACTGGAAGACGAAGCCGATGTTCTGACTGCGTACGCGCGTCAGTCGGCTTTCCGGCAACTTCGCCAGGTCGACTCCGTCCAGCATCACGCTGCCCGCCGTGGGGCGGTCCAGGCCGCCCAGCATCTGGAGCAGCGTGGACTTGCCGCCGCCGGTGGGGCCCTGGATGACGAGCCGGTCGCCCTCGCTGATGGTGAGATCGATCCCGGCGAGCGCGTCGACCCGCTCCTGGCCTCTGCGGTACTGCTTGGTGACGCCTGTGAGTTCGTACATGGTGCAACTCCTGCGATACGTGAAGGGGGTTCGGGCTTCCGGCTACTCGACGCGGCGCAGGGCGTCCGCCGGGCGCAGTCGCGAGGCGCGCCAGGCGCCGAAGCCGCCGGCGACGAGCCCGCCGCCGAGAGCCAGGACCACGGCGAGACCGACGGTGGTGACGCTGACGGGGGCGGTGAGGGCGATGTCGAGGGTGTTGCCGACGGCGCCTTCGCGGGCCGCGGTCATGCCGGGGCCGCCCATCATGCGACCGCCGCCGGGGCCGCCGCTGTTCAGTGCGCCGGCGCCGAGTTCGGCGGTGAGGGTGGGGCTGATGGCGGTCACGAGGTAGGCACCGCCGAGGCCCACGGCGATGCCGAGCGCGCCGCCGATGATGCCGTTGACGAGCGCCTCGCCCATGACCTGACGGGTGACCCGGCCACTCTTCCAGCCGAGCGCCTTGAGCGTGCCGAACTCGCGCACCCGGCGGCTGACGGCGGAGGAGGTGAGCAGACCGGCCACGAGGACGGCGGCGACGAGGACGGCGTACGAGAGCCACTTGCCCACGTTGGTGGCGAGGTTGGCGGCGGTGTCGAGGGAGCCGGAGACGGTCTCGGCGAGATCGGCGGAGGTGGTGACCGTGGTGCCGGAGACGTTCTTCTGGATGGCGGACTTGACGGCATCGATCTTCGTCGAGTCGGTCGCCTTCACATAGACGGTGGTGATCTTGTCTTTGGAGTCCGACAGGGTCTGCGCCTGCTTCAGCGGCAGATAGACCTGGGCGGCGGACTGTCCGCTGTCGGCGGTGGCGATGCCGACGATCTCGAACTTCACCGCCTTGACCGTGAGGGTCTTGCCGACGTCGAGGCCCTCCTGCTTGGCGTAGGCGCTGTCGATGACGACGACCTTGGCATCGGTCTCGGAGGTCTTGAAGGTACGGCCCTTGGAGATGGTGGAGGTCGTGAGCGGGCCGAGGTCGGGGGCGGTGACGTCGGTGCCGTAGAGGGTGAAGGAGTTGACGTCGAAGGCGGCGCCACCGCCCTCGACGGCGCCTCCACCACCGCTGCCGCTGCCGCCGCCCGGACCGCCGGGCTGGGCCTGCCGGGTGTCCTGCCTGACCTCGCCGCGGCTGAACTGGCCGTCGATCTTCAGGTTGGTGAGGCTGAGACCGCCGACGGCGCCGGCGACGCCGTTCTGCTTCGCGACGGTGGCGACGGTGGAGGCGGGGAGGGTCTGGAACCCCTGGACCATCAGCCGGTCGCTGCTCTGCTCCTCGCCGTCCTCCCCGGCGTCGAACTCGAACCGCGGCCGCTGCGCCTGCCCGCCCTCCGTGGGCTGCTCACGGGCCTTGGTGACGGTCAGGTCGGTGCCGAGGCCGTAGAGGGATTCGAGGACCTGGGTCTGCGCCTGCTTCATCCCGGAGGCCACGGAGTTGACGACGATGACGAGCGCGATCCCGAGCGCGAGCCCGGAGGCGACGACGAGCGCCGCCTTTCTGCGACGGCGCAGCTCGCGCCGGAGGTAGGTGAAGAACATGGGCGCGAAGCTAGGTGCGCGTGGTGATGGCTGGATAAGGCCTGCGTGAGAGCGGGATGAGAGTCGAGGTGCCGCGCGGGGATCGGCGCACGCAGGCGCCTGCGGCGACCGTCGGGCCGGTGCCCGGGGCGCGTTGCTTTCGCCCGCCGGGCGAGTCGCGGTGCCTCGCGGGGATCGGCGCACGCGGGCGCCTGCGGCGACCGTCGGACGTGTGCCCGGGGCGCGTTGCTTTCGCCCGCCGGGCGAGTCGCGGTGCCTCGCGGGGATCGGCGCGCGGGCGCCTGCGGGGACCACCGGACCTGTGCCCAGGGCGGGTTGCGTTCGCGCGCGGGACGAGTCGGGGAGCCGCGCAGGCGCCTGCGGCGACCGTCGGAACCTTTGCCGGGGCGCGTTCGTGCGCCCGCGGGGCCGGGTGTCAGCGGCCGTATGCCAAGGGGTCCGCCAGGACTTCGCGGATGACCACGGCGGCCGCGCCGCGCGCCGCGTCCGTCGAGGTGGAGGCCGGGCGGAGGCGGCCGGCGGTGGGTGTCCAGAGGCCGGAGACGACGCGGCGGGCGAGTTCGGCGTCGACGGCGGGGCCGAGCCGGGGCATCAGGCGGGGGTAGATCCCGCCGAGGACGACGACCTCGGGGTCGAGCAGGTTCACCGCGCCGGAGAGCGCGAGTCCGAGCATCCGGCCGGCCTCCTCGACGGCGGCCACCGCGCGCGGCTCGCCCGCCTCCGCGCGGCGCGCCAACTCCTCGACGCCCGAGGCGCCGGTCTCCCCCTCCTCCGCGAGCCCCGAGGCCCGCAGGAGCGCCGACTGGCCGGCGTACTGCTCCAGGCAGCCGCGCGAACCGCAGCGGCACAGCGGCCCCTCCGCGTCGACGGCCATGTGGCCGATCTCGCCGGCGAACCCGTGCGCGCCGCGGAGCAGCTCGCCGTTGACGACGATCGCGCCGCCGACACCGATCTCGCCGGTGAGGTGAACGAAGCTCCGTGCGTCGCCCAGCGCGCCGAACCACAGCTCCGCGAGCGCCGCGACGTTCGCCTCGTTGTCCGAGGCGACCCGCAGTTCCGGGCGCCCGGGGCACAGGGCGGTGAGGGCGGCGGCGAAGATCCGGTCGGCGTCGACGCGGTTCCAGCCGAGGTTCGGGGCCTGGTGGACGGTCCCGGACGAGACGAGGCCGGGCAGGGCCAGCCGTACGCCCGCCGGGTGGAGTTCCCGTTCCGCCGCCCGCGCGAGGACCCGCGCCGCGATCCGGGCTGCGCGCCCCAGGACCTCGGTTGCGCCGGCCGCGCGGTTGTCGAGGGGCTCGGTGATCCGGAGCCGGTCGGTGCCCGCCAGGTCGACGACGCACACGGACACGTAGTCGACGTTGATCTCTACACCGAGCCCGGCCGGGCCGGTGTCGGCCGCCTTCAGTACGGTGCCCGGCCGCCCCGCCTGCCCGCTGAACGTCTTGCCCGACTCCACCAGGAACCCCTGGTCGAGGAGGTGTTCGACCAGCGAGGAGACGGCGGCGCGGGTCAGCCCCACGCGCGCGGCGACCGCCGCGCGGGTCGTCTCGCCCGCCTCGTGCACGGTCCGCAGGACGAGGCTGAGGTTGTGCCGTCGCACGCTCGCCTTGTCGGCCTTGGGTTCCGCCGGGTGCACGTCCCCGGTCCCCGGAGTCTTCTTCATCGTGCGCCGAGCCTAACCCCGAGGAAAACGGTTCAACCACCGAACTCTTTGCGCTACTGTCTGCGCCATGCCACTTCCGCGCGACTACAGCGGTCAGACCTGTGCGCTCGCCCGTTCGATGGAGATCATCGGCGAGCGCTGGACCCTGCTGATCGTGCGCGACGCCTTCTTCGGGGTCCGCCGCTTCGGGGAGTTCGCCGCCCATCTGCGCCTCCCCCGGGCGGTCCTCACCGACCGGCTCACCACCCTGACCGAGGCGGGTGTCCTGCAGCGCCTCCCGGACACCGGGCGCCGCGAGGTCTACGGCCTGACCCCCAAGGGCGTGGCGCTCTGGCCCGCCGTCCGCTCGCTCACCTCTTGGGGCGACGAGTTCTACGCACCGGACGGCGGCCCGCGCCGCGTCTTCCGCCACGCCGACGACGACGCCCCCCTCGCCGGGGACGGCCGCTGTACGGGCTGCGGAGCGCCGGTCGAGGCCCGCGACACCCTTGTGACCCCCGGCCCCGGGCTCGCTGCCGCGGCCGAGGACGACGATCCGGTGACGGCGGCCCTCGCCCGCCCGCACCGCCTGCTCAGCCCGCTGCTCACCCCGTCCTCCACCCAACGCCCCAAGAGAGGTTCGCACTCATGAAGATCCTGGTCGTCGGCGCCGGAGCCACCGGAGGCTACTTCGGAGCCCTGCTGGCCCGCTCCGGACAGGACGTCACCTTCCTCGTCCGTCCGCGCCGCGCCGCCGTGCTCCGCGAGCGCGGGCTGCGCATCACCGGCCGGGACCAGGACTGGTCCGTGGAGCCCCGGCTCCTCACGGCCGACGAGCTGACCACCCCGTACGACCTCGTCCTCCTCTCGGTGAAGTCCACAGCCCTGGAGCAGGCGATCGAGGACATCGCCCCGGCCGTGGGCCCCGAGACGGCGATCGTGCCGCTGCTCAACGGGCTCGCCCACATCGACACCCTGAACGCCCGCTTCGGCACCGCACCGGTCCTCGGCGGTGTGGCCAAGGTGGTCACCACCCTCAGCGACGAAGGCGACATCGTCCGCCTCGCGCCGATCGCCCATCTGACGATCGGTGAGCAGGACGGGTCACCCTCGCCGCGCGTGGAGAAGATCCGGGCGGTACTGAGCGAGGCGGGCATCGACGCCCTGGTGCCCGAGGACGTGATGGCCTCCATGTGGCACAAGTGGGTCTTCATCACCACCTTCGGCGCGGTGACGAGTCTGATGCGAGGAACCGTCGGTGAGGTCAACGCTGTCCCGGGCGGCGCCGAACTGGGCCCGGCGGTCCTCGCGGAGGCGGCTGCCGTGTCGGCCGCGGCTGGCCATCCCGTACCGGAGTCCGAACGGGCCGCGACGCTGGGCTTCGTGACCGCGAGCGGGTCCCCGATGGTGCCCTCCCTCTACCGCGATCTGGTGGCCGGGCGCCCCACGGAGGTCGAGCACCTCTTCGGCGATCTGGTGGCCCGCGCACGGGCCCTGTCGGTTCCCACCCCCCTCCTCGACCTGGCGACGCTGCACCTGCGCGTCCACCAGGAACGGGTCGCGGCCGCCCTCTGATCCCCTGTCCCGGGCGTTGCTCGCGGGGGAAGCCGAGGTGATCGAAGAGGCGCTCGGCTCCGCGCGGAGTGACGGCCGGATCGTCGAGGCGGCCCTCGCTCACCAGGGAGGGGAGCCGAACGTGGTCGGCGCGGCCGCGCTCGCGCAGATGCTCGACGCCGACCGTCAGGGCTACACGCTGGTGGCGGACGCCTGCCTGGGCGGCGGAGTTCGGGCTGCCGTTCGCCGCCTGCGCGGCGGTGGAGCTGCGGGAGACACGGAACGAGTGGGAACAGCGGGACCACCGCAGTGTCGTCGTCGGCATCAGGGTGAACCCCGAGGGCCCCGGCGGCTGGGGATGGGGGGCCACGGGCGCGGCCCTCGACCGGGTCAGGGCCCTGCTCGCGGTGGCCGACGACGCCACCTACCGGGCCGCGGTCGAGGCCCTGGCCGAGCACCGGCACGGCGTCCGCAGGGCGGTCCAGGTGTCGTACCTCGTTCCCTCGGAGACGAAGTGGGTGGACGAGTGCTCGCACAGTCGAGGGAGCCGGCGCAGGTGGACCTCGGCGTGGGCACGATGCTGCTGTGTGCGCTCGGCACCGCCGAGCAGGCCGCCCTGGTCGGCGACCGCTACCCGCGGAGCTGGTCCGTGCCGTCCCGGCCACGCTGCGCCAGGCGGGTCCCTCGGCGGCCATCGGCGCCTGAGTGGAGGCGCAGATCCATCTCTTGACGGCGTCGGAGCTGCGTTCCCGCGCGCTCTGACAGGCGGGGGGACCACGGCGACCGGGAGGGCTCAGGCGCGGCCCGCGGCCTTCTGGCTCCTGCGGGACAGGGAGTCGACGACCACGGCGGCGAGCAGGACCGCTCCGGTGATCATGAACTGGACGGCGTTGCTGACGCCCATGATGTTCATCCCGGACTGGATGGATCCGATCACCAGGGCGCCGAGCAGGGCGGACCAGACCGATCCGCGTCCGCCGAACAGACTCGTGCCGCCGATGACGGCTGCCGCGATGACGTTCATCAGGAGGTTGCCACCGCCGGAGGTCTGGCTCGCGGACTGGATCTGTCCGGCCAGGAAGAGGCCGCCGACCGCGGCCATGGTGCCCGAGATCGAGAAGACGGTCATGCGGATGAACGGCACGCCGATACCGGCGCGGCGCGCGCCCTCGATGTTGCCGCCGACGGCGAAGATCTGCCGCCCGTACGACGTGCGGCGCAGCACGAAGTCCACGATCACCAGCAGAATCAGGAAGATCAGGAGCGCGAGCGGCAGGCCCTGGTACTGGTTGAGGATGTAGGCCGAGACGAACGCGATCGCGGCGATGACGACCGTACGCAGCACGATCTCGGCGATCGGGCGGAACGGTACTCGGGCGGCCTGGCGGCGCCTGGCGTCGAGGAGCGAGGCCGCGAGGAAGAGTCCGACGCCGACGGCCGCGGTCACATAGGCGGCGGCGGGGCTGTGGAAGATGGTCGAGTAGAGCTCGGAGACGATGCTGTCGCTGGGGATGTTGACCGTGCCGCTGGTGCCGAGCACCTGGAGCATCAGGCCGTTCCAGGCAAGGTTGCCCGCGAGGGTGACGACGAACGCCGGCACGCCGACCTTGGCGAAGAAGAAGCCCTGTATGAGCCCGACGGCCGCTCCGCCCGCGATGGCGACGACGAGAGCCAGCCACTCGTTCATGCCGTTCAGGACGTTGAGCACGGCGAAGATGGCCGCGCACAGTCCGCTCACGGAGCCGACGGAGAGGTCGATCTCGCCCAGGAGCAGGACGAAGACGATCCCGACGGCGATCATGCCGGTGCCGACGATCTGCTGGCTGAGGTCGGAGAGGTTCTGGGCCGAGAGGAAGGCGCTGTCGAGGCTGCCGAACACCGTCCAGATGATGATGACGGCGACGACGACGGGCAGGGACCCCAACTCGCCGCTGCGCAGCTTGCGCTTGAACTCCCCCAGATACCCGCGGAGCCCTTCCTCCCGGACGAGCAGCCGGGTGTCGACGGCGGGCATCGCCTCGCGCGCCGGTTCCTGGGCGGAGGCGTCGTCGCGGCCTCGGTCCCGCTTCATCGCTCCTCCTCCCGCTTACGGGCCTGGCGGCGGGTGACGGCGCTGTCGGAGGCGCCGGTGATGGCGGAGATGATCTCCTCGGTGGTGGTGGAGCGCTTGTCGAAGAACCCGTTGTTGCGGCCGAGGCGCAGGACGGCGATGCGGTCGGCGACCGCCATCACGTCCACCATGTTGTGGCTGATCAGGATGGTTCCGAGACCGTGGTCCCGGAGTCGTTCGACCAGGTCGAGGACTTCGGCGGTCTGCTCCACACCGAGGGCGGCGGTGGGCTCGTCCAGGATGACGACCTGCGGTTCGCCGATCAGGGACCGGGCGATCGCGACGGTCTGGCGCTGGCCGCCGGAGAGGGAGGCGACGGGGATACGGACGCTCGGGATACGGATGGACAGCGTGTTGAGCAGCTCGCGCGAACGCCGTTCCATCCCGACCTCGTCGAGCACGCCGAAGCGCTTCAGCTCGCGGCCGAGGAAGAGATTGCCGACGACGTCGAGGTTGTCGCAGAGCGCGAGGTCCTGGTAGACGGTGGCGATGCCGAGGTTCTGGGCGTCGTGGGGCCGGTTGATGGTGACTTTCCGGCCCTGCCATTCGATGACGCCCTCGTCGGGCGGGTTCACCCCGGCGATCGCCTTGACCGCGGTGGACTTCCCGGCGCCGTTGTCACCGACGAGCGCGACGACCTCGCCGGAGTGGACCTCCAGGTCGAATCCCGACAGCGCCTGGACGGCGCCGAACCGCTTGGATATCCCCCGCAGTGTGAGCACAGGTCCTTCCGGCAATCCAACCGCCTCCTCCGCACACCCCCGATGGGCTACGGCTACTGGAGTCCGGCCTCCTTGCAGGCTGCGGCGTAGGTCGGAGTGCAGATCTCGTCGACCGTGTACAGACCGTCCTTGACGACCGTGTCATTGATGTTGTTCTTGTCGACCACGATCGGGGTCAGCAGGTTGGCCGGGACCTTCTGGCCGCTCCCGCTGGTGACGGTCGTGGGCGTCAGGGAGTCGGGAAGCTCCTTGCCCTCGGCGAGATCGACGGCCATGGTGGCGGCGATGTCGGCCTCCGGCTTGTACGGCTTCTCGACCGTGATGGTCTGGGTGCCGAGGAGAATCCGCTGGATGGCGTCGAGTTGGGCGTCCTGGCCCGTCAACGGCACATTGATGCCGGCCGACTTGAGCGAGGTGGCGATGCCGGCTGCCAGGCCGTCGTTGGCCGAGTACACGCCGACGATGTTGTCCTTGCCCAGTGCGCTGATCGCGCCCGACATCTGCTGGTTGGCGTTGTTGGGGTCCCAGTTCGGGGTGTCGTACTCCTTGCCGATCTTGACCTTGCCGTCGAGGACCGAGTGCGCGCCGGCCTTGAACTCCGCAGCGTTGGGGTCCGTGGGCGAGCCGTTGTGCATCACGATCTGACCGGTCTCGGCCTTGTCACCGAGCGCGTCGAGCAGCGCCTGCCCCTGCAGCTCGCCGACCTTGCGGTTGTCGTACGAGACGTAGGCGTCGACGGGGCCCTGCGCGAGACGGTCGTACGCGACGACCTTGACGCCCGCGTCATGGGCCTTCTGCACCGAGGACTGGATCGACTTGGAGTCCACGGCGTCCAGGATCAGCACCTGGTCACCCTTGGCGAGCGCGGTGTTGACCTGCTGCTGCTGGGTGGTCGCGCTCTCGGCCGCGTTGTAGTAGTCGATCTGCGCGTCGGGCGCCAGTTCCTTGATCTTCTGCTCGATGTACGGCCGGTCGAACTTCTCGTACCGCGTGGTCTTGCTCTCGGGTAGCAGCAGACCGATCTTGACGTCCTGTTTCGCCTCGCCCGGCTGAGCCGCGCCGCTGGTCGCCACAGCGCCGAGCGAGAGGGCGGCGGCCCCGACCAGGGCTATCGCGCCGCGCAATGTGCGGGACATGGGGGCTCCTTCCGTACGCCCCCTTCCCTTCACCAAAGGATCGCGGGAACGAGGGTGCAGATATGGCCTTAATACGACATTAGCCGCAACCCAGGCACCGGCAAGCGGGTGACGCCACCCCACGCACCGACTTCGGGCCGCCACTTCGCCTCAGGCGCGCTTCTCCATGCCCGGACGCAGGCGCTCCAGCAGGGCGTACAGGGTCGCGCTGTCCTCGGCACCGAGGGTGTCGAGCGCGCCGTGGGTCGCCTGCATCTCCTCACGGACGCGCAGGATGACCTCCCTGCCCTCATCCGTCACCACGACGTTCTTGACGCGACGGTCGGTGGCGTCGGGCTCGCGGCGCACCAGGCCGCGAGCTTCCAGGCGGTCCACGATCCCGGTGACGTTCGACGCGTCGCACACCAGCAGGGTCGCGAGCGCGCGCATCGGCTTCGGGCTGTCGAGCTGGGCGAGGACCTTGCCCTGCATCGAGGTCAGGCCGTGGTGGGCCGCGGCGGCGGCGAAGTCACGCCACTGGGCCGACCCGATGGCGGCGAGGAGCTCAAGGAGCTGGAGCTTGGTGGGGGTCTCAGGGGTCGTCGTGCTCACCCTTCGAGCGTACTCAAGATCCTTGACATTATCAATTGTTTACTTGACCACCTGAACTATCTACGTCTACCGTCGACGGAGTTACTTGATGACATCAAACATCCACGCCTTGAAGCACCCCGAGCACTCCGAAGCACTGAGAAGGTCCACCCCGACATGAGCCCCTCCACTCCCCCGCCCACCGCCGGGCCCCGGCGCGAGACGGTCGTCATCTTCGCGCTCAGCCTCGCGGCCATGGTCGTGTCGATGATGCAGACCCTGCCGGTCCCGATCCTCGGTCTCATCCGCGACGATCTCGGTACCTCGACCGCCAACGTGAGCTGGGTGACCACCGCCACACTGCTCTCCGCCGCCGTCTTCACCCCGCTGCTCGGCCGCTTCGGCGACCAGCACGGCAAGAAGCCCACGCTGGTGGCCGTCCTCGGCGTCATGGTGGTCGGCTCCGTCATCGCCGCCCTGGCGACCTCGCTCCCGCTGCTTGTCCTGGGCCGTGTGCTTCAGGGCGCCGCCACCGCGATCTTCCCGCTCGCACTGTCCGTCCTGCGTGAAGAGGTCCGCCCGCAGAAGCTGCCCGGCGCGATGGCGCTCGTCAGCGGCACCCTCGCCTTCGGCAGCGGCCTCGCGCTCGTCGCCACCGGCCTGCTCACCTCCGGCTCCGACGCCGACTACCGCAGCGCCTTCTGGATGGCGACCGGCTTCGCCGCCCTCGCCCTGCTCGCCGTGGTCTTCCTCGTCCCCGCGACCCGCCACAAGACCGGCGGGCGCACCGACTTCCTCGGCGCGCTGACCCTCGGCCTCACCCTGCTGCTGCTTCTGCTGCCCATCTCCCAGGGCCAGGAGTGGGGCTGGACCTCCGGCCGCACGCTCGGCAGCTTCGCCGGCGCCGCCGTCATGACCGCCGTCTGGGTCCTCACCGAGCTCAAGGTCCGCGAACCCCTGGTGGACATGCGGATGTTCGTCCACCGCCCGGTGCTCATGGCCAACCTGGCCGGCGTCCTCGTCGGATTCGGCATGTTCGCGAACTTCCTGGGCGTCTCCTACCTCGTCCAGATGCCCGAGGCGCTGACCGGTTACGGCTTCGGCGCGTCCATCCTGCGCGCCTCCGTACAGTTCCTGCTGCCCGGCGCGATCGTCTCCCTGCTCGCCTCGCCGATAGGCGGCCGACTGGTCCGCCACCGCGGGCCGCGCACGGCGCTGATCCTGGCCGCCGGCCTCGGCGCCGTGGGATTCGGCTGGCTCGCCCTCGACCACGTCCACACCGTCTCGGTGATCGGCGCGGGCATCGTGGTCGGTGCGGCCGTCAGCTTCGGCTACGCGGCGATGCCCGCCGTCATCATGGCGAGCGTCCCGCCCCACCAGAGCGGCATCGCCAACGGCATCAACTCCATCTCCCGCTCCACCGGCAGCGCGATCGGCAGTGCCGTGGTCACCACGATCCTGGCCTCGCAGACCATCGAGCACCTCCCGGCAGGCGCTCCGGCCCTGCCCGCCGAGTCCGGCTTCACCCTCACGTTCTGGATCGGGGCGGCGGCCTTCGCCCTCGTCGCGGTCATCGGCCGGGTGGGACTGCGCGCCCGGCAGGAGCCCCGCACCGCGGCGGTGGGCCTGCCCGCCACCGAGAAGACGGCCGCGGCGGCGGCCACGGCCTGACCGGCGGGCCACTCGATCGGCGGCCGAGCCCTTCCGGGCAAGGCCGCCTCCGCGTCCCCGACGCGCTGCGACTGGCCGAAGACGATCTGGACGTCCTGAGCGCACTCCATCGGCGAGGTGCGTGACCCGACGGACTGCCGCGCCCCGGAGCCGCGCCCGTACGCGTCACCGAGGTCCGCATCACCGGACGGGTGCACGTCGGCGGCTGACGACTGGCGGTCCGTTCCCGCGGCGGGATGATGGAGAGGACCCGTGCGTCCGCTCCGTAGAGGTGCAGCAGTGGCTGCGGGGTGGAGGAGGGATGCGGTCTGGATGAGCGCGGCGGCGTTTCCACCTGCCGGCCCGGACCCGGCGAGCGACGAGCTCGCCGTGGAGCCCGGCGGGCTCCTCGACGTACTCGGAGTGGCCGCCGTCGTCGTGGACGCGACGGGGCGGATCGCCCTCTGGAGCCCGCAGGCGGAAGAGATCTTCGGATACCCGGCGGCCGAGGCGCTGGGCCGGCCGGCTGCCCCCCTTCTGGTCTCGGAGAGCCAGCGGGACGAGGTGCTGTCCTTGTTCGAGCGGGTCATGTCGGGCGGCGGACCCTGGGCCGGCGTCATCTCGGTACGCCACAGGGACGGCCGCACGATCCCGGTCGAGTTCCGCAACACCCGGCTCCAGGACGCCGAAGGGCGTCTCTACGCTCTCGGTCTTGCCACGGACGCGGCCACCGCGAGACGCGTGGAACAGGACCTCGCCCTGTCCTCCCGGCTGGTCGCCCACTCCCCGATCGGCCTCGCCGTGCTGGACCCCGACCTCCGGTTCGTCCTGGTCAATCCGGCGATGGAACGTATCGACGGACGCACCGCTGCCAGCTATCTGGGCCGCACGTTC contains:
- a CDS encoding MFS transporter, with product MSPSTPPPTAGPRRETVVIFALSLAAMVVSMMQTLPVPILGLIRDDLGTSTANVSWVTTATLLSAAVFTPLLGRFGDQHGKKPTLVAVLGVMVVGSVIAALATSLPLLVLGRVLQGAATAIFPLALSVLREEVRPQKLPGAMALVSGTLAFGSGLALVATGLLTSGSDADYRSAFWMATGFAALALLAVVFLVPATRHKTGGRTDFLGALTLGLTLLLLLLPISQGQEWGWTSGRTLGSFAGAAVMTAVWVLTELKVREPLVDMRMFVHRPVLMANLAGVLVGFGMFANFLGVSYLVQMPEALTGYGFGASILRASVQFLLPGAIVSLLASPIGGRLVRHRGPRTALILAAGLGAVGFGWLALDHVHTVSVIGAGIVVGAAVSFGYAAMPAVIMASVPPHQSGIANGINSISRSTGSAIGSAVVTTILASQTIEHLPAGAPALPAESGFTLTFWIGAAAFALVAVIGRVGLRARQEPRTAAVGLPATEKTAAAAATA